The following are encoded in a window of Halorarum salinum genomic DNA:
- a CDS encoding Lrp/AsnC family transcriptional regulator: MAKQTFESFDDIDGVILQTLAENPRVPYSEITDTLADLGYEMSSEGVRYRVDKIIELTTVFFLVDPRKVSWEILRVAVSTADTEDAKDEAFDLLCEQPFWHVSRGVGTYDIYAVGSLPSLEKVDELVTTVREADSVQKVDYIVVTERNQDMTQYLNMDYLLSPEDA; encoded by the coding sequence ATGGCAAAACAGACGTTCGAATCGTTCGACGACATCGACGGCGTGATTCTGCAGACCCTCGCCGAGAATCCGAGAGTCCCCTATTCCGAGATCACGGATACCCTGGCTGACCTGGGCTACGAGATGAGTTCGGAAGGAGTCAGATACCGGGTCGACAAGATCATCGAGCTAACGACCGTGTTCTTCCTCGTCGATCCGCGAAAGGTCTCCTGGGAAATCCTCCGGGTGGCCGTCTCAACGGCCGATACTGAAGATGCCAAGGACGAAGCCTTCGACCTCCTCTGTGAGCAGCCGTTCTGGCACGTCTCCCGTGGCGTCGGGACGTACGACATCTACGCCGTCGGGAGCCTCCCTTCGCTCGAAAAGGTGGATGAACTGGTCACCACCGTCCGCGAGGCGGACAGCGTCCAGAAGGTGGATTACATCGTCGTGACGGAACGGAACCAGGACATGACGCAGTACCTGAACATGGACTATCTCCTGTCCCCGGAAGATGCGTAA